One Nicotiana sylvestris chromosome 12, ASM39365v2, whole genome shotgun sequence genomic window carries:
- the LOC138883907 gene encoding uncharacterized protein: MTTIFHDIIHREIEVYEDDVIVKSRKQSDHVRDLRKFFQSLRRTAMKSQALTDHLAENPVDEEYEPLKTYFPDEEVMHIDESEQIEKPGWKLFFDGAANMKGVGIGAVLISETGQHYPVTAQLRFYCTNNMDEYEASILGLKMAVDMGVQEVLVLGDSDLLVHQIQGDWETRDLKLIPYRQCLHDLCQRFQSIEFRHIPRIHNKVADALATLASMLHHPDKAYVDPLHIQVRDQHAYCNVVEEELDGKPWFHNIKEYILMGVYPVQATGDQNRTIRRLASGFFFSGGVLYKRTPDLGLLRYIDARQATTIMTEGQKISFVSEKPTVRKGKRQTCLIVNFQDPPGKWDLV; the protein is encoded by the exons atgacgaccatattccacgacatcatacacagggagatcgaggtttatgagGATGATGtaattgtaaagtctagaaagcagtctgaccatgtcagagatctgagaaagttcttccaaagtcttcgcag GACTGCAATGAAATCACAAGCATTgaccgaccatttggctgagaatcctgttgatgaagagtatgagcctttgaagacttacttccctgatgaagaggtaatgcacattgatgaatcaGAACAGATtgaaaagccaggatggaaacttttctttgatggggctgcaaacatgaaaggcgttgggataggagcggtacttatttctgaaacagggcaacactaccctgttacggctcaacttcggttctactgtactaacaatatGGATGAGTATGAGGCAAGCATTTTGGGTTTAAAGAtggctgtagatatgggtgtccaggaagtcttggtcttgggtgactcggacctgctggtgcaccagattcaaggagattGGGAAACtagggatttaaaactcataccgtaccggcaatgtttgcatgatctttgtcaacgtttccagtcaatagagttcaggcatatcccgAGGATTCATAATAaggtcgctgatgctttggctactctagcgtcaatgttacatcatccagataaggcttatgtagacccgttgcatattcaggttcgcgatcagcatgcttattgtaacgtggtggaagaagaactcgaTGGCAAACCGTGGTTCCacaatatcaaggaatacatccttATGGGAGTATATCCTGTACAAGCTACAGGTGATCAGAACAGAACAATTCGTCgtttggcaagcggatttttcttcagtgggggagttttgtacaaaaggactccagatctagGACTGCTGAGAtacatagatgctaggcaggccacaactattatgaccgaa gggcagaaaatttcgtttgtttcggagaaacccaccGTAAGGAAAGGCAAGCGCCAAACATGTTTAAttgtaaattttcaggaccctcctggaaaatgggacctagtttaa
- the LOC138883908 gene encoding uncharacterized protein, which yields MEGTEHNQALYLTVKFEDSVVSRVLVDNGSRMNICPLSTLQKLKNGTERIHLNNVCVRGFDGGGKDSVGDIMLELAIRPVEFTMEFQVLDVAVFYNLLLGRPWIHTTKAVPSSLHQMVKFEWDRQEIVVHGDEDLSACNDTIVSFIEVEDDKGPWVYQTFETVSVEKIPEGKCIPGPKLSSASVMVVNKMLKNGFVPGKEKPKPNLSETEAIDLGDQDDVRETKISVHLEQQVKEEIIKILFEYKDVFAWSYDDIPGLRNDLVAHKLPTDPTFHLVKQKLRKFMTDMSVKIKEEITKQLTAKILMDEEDAEKTAFITPWGTCCYRVMPFGLKNAGATYMREMTTIFHDMIHKEIEVYVDDVIIKSKKHSDHVKDLRKFFQRLRRYNLKLNPAKYAFGVPSGKLLGFVVSRCGIELDPSKIKAIQELPPPKNKTELLKKNVVVKWTDECQEAFDKIKRYLSNPPVLVPPEPGRPLILYLIVLDNSFGYVLGQHDITEKKDQTIYYLSKKFTPYEDKYTLLERTCCALTWVTQRLKHYLSSYTTYLISRIDPLKYMFQKPMPTGRLAKWQILLTEFDIIYVNRTAMKA from the exons atggagggtacagaacacaaccaAGCTCTTTATCTCACGGTGAAGTTCGAAGATTCTGTTGTctcaagggttttggttgataatGGCTCTAGAATGAATATTTGTCCCCTGTCTACTCTGCAAAAATTAAAGAATGGCACTGAAAGAATCCACTTGAACAATGTGTGTGTTCGAGGCTTTGACGGGGGAGGTAAAGATTCTGTCGGAGATATAATGCTCGAATTGGCGATAAGGCCAgttgagttcaccatggaattccaagtatTAGATGTGGCTGTCTTCTACAATTTGCTATTGGGTAGGCCCTGGATACATACCACTAAGGCGGTCCCATCTtctctccaccaaatggtgaagttcgaatgggataggcaggaaatagttgtgcacggtgaTGAGGACCTGTCAGCTTGTAATGACACAATTGTTTCGTTTATCGAagttgaagatgataagggaccttggGTCTATCAAACTTTTGAAACAGTGTCTGTTGAGAAGAttcctgaaggaaaatgcattccgGGTCCTAAGCTATCCTCCGCGTCTGTCATGGTAGTGAataaaatgttgaagaatggttttgtaccgggcaagg aaaaaccaaagcctaatttgagtgaaactgaagcaatcgatttaggggaccaggatgatgttagggaaaccaagataagtgtgcatTTAGAACAGCAAGTTAAGGAGGAAATAATCAAAatattgtttgagtacaaagatgtctttgcatggtcatatgacgatattcCGGGCCTGAGAAATGATTTGGTAGCtcataaattgccaactgatccaacattccatcttgtcaagcaaaagttgcgaAAGTTCatgactgatatgagtgtgaagatcaaagaagaaatcacaaagcaacttactgcaaag atcttgatggatgaggaagatgcagaaaagacagcattcatcacgccttGGGGAACATgctgttatcgggtaatgccatttggtttgaagaatgctggggcaacttacatgagggagatgaccaccatatttcatgacatgatacacaaggagattgaggtttatgtagatgatgtgatcataaagtcaaagaagcaTTCTGACCATGTTAAggacttgaggaagtttttccaaagactccgcaggtacaacctcaagctcaatccAGCGAAATATGCATTTGGTGTCCCGTCGGGGAAACTGCTGGGATTTGTGGTCAGTCGATGcggtattgagttagacccatcgaagatcaaagccattcaagagttaccgccgccaaagaacaaaacagag ctgctgaagaagaatgttgtagtcaagtggacagacgagtgtcaagaagcatttgataagattaagAGGTACTTGTCGAATCCACCTGtgctggtcccgccagagcctggaagacctttaattctctatttgatagtcttggataattcttttggctatgtattgggtcaacatgacatcacagAAAAGAAGGATCAAacaatctattatctcagtaagaagttcactccctatgaggataagtacactctgcttgagaggacatgttgcgccctgacttgggtgacacaaaggttgaaacattatctgtcgtcctacactacttacctcatttctcgcatAGATCCCCTGAAGTATAtgtttcagaagcctatgcccacgggaagacttgcaaagtggcagattttacttacagagtttgacatcatctatgtgaatCGGACCGCAATGAAAGCCTAA